The Petropleomorpha daqingensis genome includes a window with the following:
- a CDS encoding CoxG family protein, with translation MNLDGSAVLHADPERVWSVITDPAVLARTIPGCESLEKTGADEYKMNVSVGVGAIRGTYAGEVRLTNQDRPTSYVMHASGAGAPGQVRATVTITLAPDGDSTTLTYSADAVVGGPVAGVGQRMMTGVAKRMAGQFFKAIDAELTGAVVPIRSAPSARPTASEAVAEPSAAEAPQVFTGRAAAAPAGGSDVQTFLLGAGVGALLTVFGVAIGWLLGRRR, from the coding sequence GTGAACCTCGACGGCTCTGCGGTGCTGCACGCGGACCCCGAGCGGGTCTGGTCGGTGATCACCGACCCGGCGGTGCTGGCGCGGACGATCCCGGGCTGCGAATCGCTCGAGAAGACCGGCGCGGACGAGTACAAGATGAACGTCTCGGTCGGGGTCGGCGCGATCCGCGGCACCTACGCCGGCGAGGTCCGGCTGACCAACCAGGACCGGCCGACGTCCTACGTCATGCACGCCTCGGGCGCGGGTGCGCCGGGGCAGGTGCGGGCGACGGTGACGATCACCCTGGCTCCCGATGGGGACTCCACGACGCTGACCTACTCGGCGGACGCCGTGGTCGGCGGCCCGGTGGCCGGCGTGGGGCAGCGGATGATGACCGGCGTGGCCAAGCGGATGGCCGGGCAGTTCTTCAAGGCGATCGACGCCGAGCTGACCGGCGCCGTCGTACCGATCCGGTCGGCGCCGTCGGCCCGGCCGACCGCTTCGGAGGCCGTCGCCGAGCCTTCTGCTGCCGAGGCTCCCCAGGTCTTCACCGGCCGGGCCGCTGCTGCTCCGGCCGGTGGCAGCGACGTGCAGACGTTTCTGCTGGGTGCTGGCGTCGGCGCGCTGCTCACGGTCTTCGGTGTCGCGATCGGCTGGCTCCTGGGCCGCCGGAGGTAG